The following proteins come from a genomic window of Miscanthus floridulus cultivar M001 chromosome 2, ASM1932011v1, whole genome shotgun sequence:
- the LOC136537817 gene encoding small ribosomal subunit protein uS19-like translates to MADVDVDTEVAAAGPKKRTFRKYSYRGVDLDALLDMSTDDLVQLFPARARRRFQRGLKRKPMALIKKLRKAKKDAPAGEKPEPVKTHLRNMIIVPEMIGSIVGVYNGKTFNQVEIKPEMIGHYLAEFSISYKPVKHGRPGIGATHSSRFIPLK, encoded by the exons ATG GCGGACGTGGACGTGGATACGGAGGTGGCGGCCGCGGGGCCGAAGAAGAGGACGTTCCGCAAGTACAGCTACCGTGGCGTGGACCTCGACGCGCTGCTCGACATGTCCACCGACGACCTCGTCCAGCTCTTCCCCGCGCGCGCACGGCGGAG GTTCCAGAGGGGTCTCAAGAGGAAGCCCATGGCGCTCATCAAGAAGCTCCGCAAAGCG AAAAAGGATGCTCCCGCCGGTGAGAAGCCTGAGCCTGTGAAGACCCACCTCCGCAACATGATCATTGTGCCTGAGATGATTGGGAGCATCGTTGGCGTCTACAACGGCAAGACCTTCAATCAGGTTGAGATCAAGCCGGAGATGATTGGCCACTACCTTGCAGAGTTCTCCATCTCGTACAAGCCAGTCAAGCACGGTAGGCCCGGTATCGGTGCTACCCACTCTTCGCGGTTCATTCCTCTGAAGTGA
- the LOC136536040 gene encoding flocculation protein FLO11-like produces MASSSSSNPSSTSSSSTTSTPSAARVLSDSERVRPRLPNPAAAPAANAALGVVPGANAFATAPGVATGAISSATVPGVAPSSIASASAPNVAPEAIASPSAPGVSRSIKRPPTYTPTAWGGSKGVPPPTYFAHAHQRGRGGRARNSAGVSQPWNSVGVSQHVSRKPSQERGWQTAADPTSTFAPSRLSSEGSSPSTSAWSKPLPYIGITLVPNASGSAPAVATSADTAPEPDASTSSAPGVTTIADLALEADVLTSASSSTPGVTTIVSASTPSSVPGVTTIADSATTSAPGAAPTIPSLRDNWVAVHWGIVPRSVEHCPGQQVFGGKSGNGMPPVEALYPDPLCAWREQVPPRSFGAPLCWECRLRPARVEARPCGHLAICVLCYCYANSNRFVCPFCGLPITWLL; encoded by the coding sequence ATggcgtcttcctcctcctccaacCCCTCGTCAACTTCGTCCTCCTCCACCACTTCAACTCCCTCCGCCGCTCGGGTCCTCTCCGACTCTGAGAGggtgaggcctcggctccccaacCCTGCCGCAGCTCCAGCAGCGAACGCCGCCCTCGGCGTCGTACCTGGCGCCAACGCCTTCGCCACCGCGCCCGGCGTCGCAACTGGCGCCATCTCCTCCGCCACCGTTCCCGGCGTCGCACCTAGCTCCATCGCCTCCGCGTCCGCGCCCAATGTCGCACCGGAAGCCATCGCCTCCCCCTCCGCTCCCGGCGTCTCCCGCTCCATCAAACGACCTCCGACATACACCCCCACCGCCTGGGGCGGCTCCAAAGGCGTCCCCCCGCCCACCTACTTCGCTCACGCGCACCAGAGGGGAAGGGGAGGTCGGGCTCGGAACTCCGCTGGTGTCTCCCAGCCCTGGAACTCCGTGGGCGTATCCCAGCACGTCTCTCGCAAGCCGTCGCAGGAGCGGGGGTGGCAGACCGCAGCGGACCCGACGTCCACGTTCGCTCCGTCGAGGTTGTCCAGCGAGGGCTCGTCGCCGTCTACGTCGGCATGGTCCAAGCCCCTTCCCTACATCGGCATCACGCTGGTGCCCAACGCGTCAGGCTCCGCGCCCGCCGTGGCGACGAGCGCCGACACCGCGCCGGAGCCGGACGCGTCCACCTCTTCCGCGCCCGGCGTGACGACGATCGCTGACCTCGCGCTAGAGGCGGACGTGCTCACCTCCGCCTCCTCTTCTACGCCCGGGGTGACAACGATCGTCTCCGCCTCCACCCCCTCTTCCGTGCCCGGCGTGACGACGATCGCCGACTCCGCCACGACTTCTGCACCCGGCGCAGCACCGACCATCCCCAGCCTTCGAGACAACTGGGTTGCTGTACATTGGGGCATAGTGCCACGGTCCGTGGAGCATTGTCCCGGGCAGCAAGTGTTCGGCGGCAAGTCCGGCAACGGTATGCCTCCCGTCGAAGCCCTCTATCCGGACCCGTTGTGCGCGTGGCGAGAGCAGGTCCCGCCGCGGTCGTTCGGCGCCCCGCTGTGTTGGGAGTGCCGCCTCCGACCCGCACGGGTCGAGGCTAGACCTTGCGGCCATTTGGCCATCTGCGTCCTGTGCTACTGCTACGCCAACAGCAACAGGTTCGTCTGCCCCTTCTGTGGCTTGCCTATTACCTGGCTACTGTAG